Proteins encoded by one window of Kribbella flavida DSM 17836:
- the greA gene encoding transcription elongation factor GreA, which translates to MTQNIQDSVVWLTQDGYDQLKSELEHLKGPARAEITQRISEARDEGDLKENGGYHAAKDEQGKIEARIRQLEDMLRRARVGETPKDDGVVEPGMKVSITFAGDDDVETFLLGSRELLALDTSVDIDVYSPQSPLGAAIMGKKKGDKATYEAPNGKDVTVEIVAAEPFTG; encoded by the coding sequence GTGACGCAGAACATTCAGGACAGCGTTGTCTGGCTGACGCAGGATGGCTACGACCAGCTGAAGTCCGAGCTCGAGCACCTGAAGGGCCCGGCCCGCGCCGAGATCACCCAGCGGATCAGCGAGGCCCGGGACGAGGGCGACCTCAAGGAGAACGGCGGCTACCACGCCGCCAAGGACGAGCAGGGCAAGATCGAGGCCCGGATCCGTCAACTGGAGGACATGCTGCGTCGCGCCCGCGTCGGCGAGACCCCGAAGGACGACGGCGTCGTCGAGCCCGGCATGAAGGTCTCCATCACGTTCGCCGGTGACGACGACGTCGAGACGTTCCTGCTCGGCTCCCGCGAACTGCTCGCCCTGGACACGTCGGTCGACATCGACGTGTACTCCCCGCAGAGCCCGCTCGGCGCCGCGATCATGGGCAAGAAGAAGGGCGACAAGGCCACCTACGAGGCCCCGAACGGCAAGGACGTGACGGTCGAGATCGTCGCCGCGGAGCCCTTCACCGGCTAG
- a CDS encoding ABC transporter permease, whose product MSTTNAPDAGASTSDNRFGRAVTDAGILAWRTLKRIPRTPDMLIYATIQPIMFVLLFAYVFGNAIPIPGFPGARAYREFLMSGIFAQTMAFAVASASVGLADDMSKGLIDRFRSLPMARSGVIAGRVIGDVVFNAFVMLVMVVCGFIVGWRWHNGFGQALAAFAILLLFAFAMLWVGALIGLSVGSPEVAASAGLIWLFPLTFLSNAFVPTPNLPSGLQPIAEWNPISSIVAACRHLFGNPSPFASPDGFPAQHPVWLSLIWCAVIIGVFAPLAVRKYRRATGH is encoded by the coding sequence ATGAGTACGACGAACGCGCCGGACGCCGGCGCGAGCACCAGCGACAACCGGTTCGGCCGGGCGGTCACCGACGCCGGGATCCTGGCCTGGCGGACGCTGAAGCGGATCCCGCGCACGCCGGACATGCTGATCTACGCGACGATCCAGCCGATCATGTTCGTGCTGCTGTTCGCGTACGTGTTCGGCAACGCGATCCCGATCCCCGGCTTCCCCGGCGCACGGGCCTACCGGGAGTTCCTGATGTCCGGGATCTTCGCCCAGACGATGGCGTTCGCGGTCGCCTCGGCCAGCGTCGGGCTCGCCGACGACATGTCCAAGGGCCTGATCGACCGGTTCCGGTCGCTGCCGATGGCGCGGTCGGGGGTGATCGCCGGGCGGGTGATCGGCGACGTGGTGTTCAACGCGTTCGTGATGCTGGTGATGGTGGTCTGCGGCTTCATCGTCGGCTGGCGCTGGCACAACGGCTTCGGCCAGGCGCTGGCGGCGTTCGCGATCCTGCTGCTGTTCGCGTTCGCGATGCTCTGGGTAGGCGCGCTGATCGGGCTGTCGGTGGGCAGCCCGGAAGTGGCCGCGTCGGCGGGACTGATCTGGCTGTTCCCGCTGACCTTCCTGTCCAACGCGTTCGTGCCGACGCCGAACCTGCCGAGCGGGCTGCAGCCGATCGCGGAGTGGAACCCGATCTCCTCGATCGTCGCGGCCTGCCGGCACCTGTTCGGCAACCCGTCGCCGTTCGCCAGCCCGGACGGCTTCCCGGCCCAGCACCCGGTCTGGCTCAGCCTGATCTGGTGCGCGGTCATCATCGGCGTCTTCGCCCCGCTGGCGGTCCGCAAGTACCGCCGGGCCACCGGGCACTGA
- a CDS encoding ATP-binding cassette domain-containing protein, whose amino-acid sequence MAAVEATGLVKTFKSRKNTVKALDGIDLEVPEGTVLGLLGPNGAGKTTTVRVLTTLMAPDEGSARVLGHDVVKEADTVRQLVGLSGQYAAVDELLTGRENLWMFGRLYRLSSQQAKQRADELLEIFDLTEAADRILKTYSGGMRRRLDLAGSLIAHPKVLFLDEPTTGLDPRSRLDLWKIIRDRVSEGVTILLTTQYLEEADELADSIAVVDHGSVIARGTADELKAKVGGERIEVVVHDPDATRHALDLLTAALNVSDPDATTIDEHNKRITLPAPGGSAALVEVIRTLDGAGLRIADIGLRRPTLDDVFLSLTGHATDNPDTVADESAAIATKGRA is encoded by the coding sequence ATGGCTGCTGTCGAGGCGACCGGCCTCGTGAAGACGTTCAAATCCCGAAAGAACACGGTGAAGGCGCTGGACGGCATCGACTTGGAGGTGCCGGAGGGGACCGTGCTCGGCCTGCTCGGGCCGAACGGCGCCGGCAAGACCACCACGGTGCGCGTGCTGACCACGCTGATGGCACCGGACGAAGGAAGTGCCCGGGTGCTCGGCCACGACGTGGTGAAAGAGGCCGACACCGTCCGGCAGCTGGTCGGGCTGTCCGGCCAGTACGCCGCGGTCGACGAGCTGCTCACCGGCCGGGAGAACCTGTGGATGTTCGGCCGGCTCTACCGGTTGAGCAGCCAGCAGGCCAAGCAGCGGGCCGACGAGCTGCTGGAGATCTTCGACCTCACCGAGGCCGCGGACCGGATCCTCAAGACGTACTCCGGCGGTATGCGCCGCCGGCTCGACCTGGCCGGCTCACTGATCGCGCACCCGAAGGTGCTGTTCCTGGACGAGCCGACCACCGGGCTCGACCCGCGCAGCCGGCTCGACCTGTGGAAGATCATTCGCGACCGGGTCAGCGAAGGGGTGACGATCCTGCTCACCACGCAGTACCTGGAGGAGGCCGACGAGCTGGCCGACAGCATCGCGGTCGTCGACCACGGCTCGGTGATCGCGCGCGGCACGGCCGACGAGCTGAAGGCCAAGGTCGGCGGTGAGCGGATCGAGGTCGTCGTGCACGACCCGGACGCCACCCGGCACGCGCTCGACCTGCTGACCGCGGCGCTGAACGTGAGCGACCCGGACGCGACCACGATCGACGAGCACAACAAGCGGATCACGCTGCCGGCGCCGGGCGGGTCGGCAGCCCTGGTCGAGGTGATCCGCACGCTGGACGGCGCCGGTCTGCGGATCGCCGACATCGGCCTGCGGCGGCCCACGCTGGACGACGTGTTCCTGTCGCTGACCGGGCACGCGACCGACAACCCCGACACCGTGGCCGACGAGTCCGCCGCGATCGCGACGAAGGGACGGGCATGA
- a CDS encoding MFS transporter, giving the protein MSRAILRHADFRRLWIADLLSQLGGRLGMMAIPLLAVLTLDASTLQVSLLRTCETAAWLVLGLFAGAWVDRVRCLPVLIAADLGRAVLFGSIPVAAAFGVLGLAQLYVVLALGGLLTVLFDVAHSAYPPRLLLPDQLLPGNARLAANHSVAAVIGAGAGGVLVQWLSAAVTIGLNALGFLWSALWLCSIRTPEPRPVPPERPNLRREIGEGLRYVFRHPLLRPLALNSATTMLFQAAASAVIMVFLVREVHLSPSTIGLLSMIGLLGALAASALTERVSRWIGDARAQLLAAIGLGVAFLLQAMTGPGWALAWYVGSTLLAAACIIVGYILQVSTRQRVCPAGLQGRVSATMSFVGWGAMPIGSLLGGVLGTAFGLRPTLWIAGAATLLGAGWLLFSPYRTLRTIPDSHFEPA; this is encoded by the coding sequence ATGAGCCGAGCCATCCTGCGCCATGCCGACTTTCGCCGCCTCTGGATCGCCGATCTGCTGAGCCAGCTCGGAGGACGGCTCGGCATGATGGCGATTCCGCTGCTCGCGGTGCTCACCCTCGACGCCTCGACGTTGCAGGTGTCGTTGCTGCGAACCTGCGAGACCGCCGCCTGGCTCGTGCTGGGACTGTTCGCCGGGGCGTGGGTCGACCGGGTGAGATGCCTGCCGGTACTGATCGCAGCGGATCTCGGCCGGGCGGTGCTGTTCGGGTCGATCCCGGTGGCGGCCGCGTTCGGCGTACTGGGGTTGGCGCAGCTGTACGTCGTACTGGCACTCGGCGGGTTGCTGACCGTGCTCTTCGACGTGGCACACAGCGCCTACCCGCCGCGGCTGCTGTTGCCTGATCAGCTGCTGCCGGGCAACGCGCGACTGGCCGCCAACCACTCCGTCGCCGCGGTGATCGGCGCAGGGGCGGGCGGCGTACTGGTGCAGTGGCTGTCGGCGGCGGTCACGATCGGGCTGAACGCGCTCGGCTTTCTCTGGTCGGCGCTGTGGCTGTGCTCCATCCGTACGCCGGAACCCCGGCCGGTGCCGCCCGAACGGCCCAACCTGCGGCGCGAGATCGGCGAAGGGCTGCGGTACGTGTTCCGGCATCCCCTGCTGCGACCGCTGGCGCTGAACTCGGCGACGACGATGCTCTTCCAGGCCGCGGCCTCGGCGGTGATCATGGTCTTCCTGGTCCGGGAGGTCCACCTGTCCCCCAGCACGATCGGTCTGCTCAGCATGATCGGTCTGCTCGGCGCCCTCGCCGCGTCGGCGTTGACCGAGCGAGTCAGTCGCTGGATCGGCGACGCGCGGGCCCAGCTGCTGGCGGCGATCGGGCTCGGGGTGGCGTTCCTGCTGCAGGCGATGACCGGGCCGGGCTGGGCGCTGGCCTGGTACGTCGGATCGACGCTGCTGGCCGCGGCCTGCATCATCGTCGGCTACATCCTGCAGGTGAGCACCCGCCAGCGCGTCTGTCCGGCGGGCCTGCAGGGGCGGGTCAGCGCGACGATGTCCTTCGTCGGCTGGGGCGCGATGCCGATCGGCAGCCTGCTGGGCGGCGTGCTCGGCACCGCCTTCGGGCTGCGCCCCACCTTGTGGATCGCCGGCGCCGCCACGCTGCTCGGCGCCGGCTGGCTGCTGTTCTCCCCCTACCGAACCCTCAGGACCATCCCCGACTCGCACTTCGAGCCGGCCTAG
- a CDS encoding serine/threonine-protein kinase — MADPAGNGSLLAKRYRLLGSLGRGGMGIVWQARDEVLGREVAVKEVLLPPELPAEGQAVLRQRTLREARSAARLSHPNVVTVYDVVEEDGRPWIVMELVRSRTLADAIREDGALPWRDVAGIGVQVLAALQAAHAAGVLHRDVKPSNVLLAEDGRVVLTDFGIASLEGDTSLTLSGTLVGSPAFIAPERVQAHGAGPESDLWSLGATLYTAVEGRPPHDRGAALPTLTAAVTEPPDPAPSAGPLWPAIDGLLRKKPAERIDAREASRLLHQALNTRNQPAAPTPPVNPTPDSGQRTRVLPVPPNITRGPDPATPTATPTAPPAAAGAAVGSAAAGASASSAPVDASTAPATDTAAAGPATGAGDAGRDASTPPEIEAASRPADAAAPTPETAAAPAAAESPAAGTAPTPTGGAVPHAAPAGAPPSGPPESDASRSTGDGAVPPAAAAAAAAGAGAGAGMPSAPTEAAAPPDDFGSPSSPANASAGTSARATAAGAEAGVAPASADARPTADSPFAPTDAGATPVRTGGAAPPAPAGARVAGESPFAPAAGAAASPPAVGTSGAAAGSGGGTPAAPTQAAGGKRRLGLVLVACLVVVGAVVGWVFRPTDDPGSNTPEAGGSSSPAPQSTGVSSPAPSATATGTPSASTTSKPATTPPPATTSRPSTTPSTAPTTPPTTVPTTGGVPAGYRRHTDATGFSLAVPAGWTARRNGQQVSFREPGGSRLLLIDQTDQPKADPVADWQQQERARRDGYAGYRRIRIDAVDYFDKAADWEFTYAAGSGRQHVLIRGVVTSPNQAYGIYWSTPDSQWGESQAMLRTFTETFRPAS; from the coding sequence ATGGCCGACCCGGCCGGAAACGGCAGTCTGCTGGCGAAGCGGTACCGGTTGCTCGGTTCGCTCGGCCGCGGTGGCATGGGCATCGTCTGGCAGGCGCGCGACGAGGTGCTCGGCCGCGAGGTCGCGGTCAAGGAGGTCCTGCTGCCGCCGGAACTCCCCGCGGAGGGGCAGGCGGTACTCCGCCAGCGGACCCTGCGTGAGGCCCGTTCGGCGGCCCGGCTGAGCCACCCGAACGTGGTCACCGTGTACGACGTCGTCGAAGAGGACGGGCGGCCGTGGATCGTGATGGAGCTCGTCCGCTCCCGCACGCTCGCCGACGCGATCCGCGAGGACGGCGCGTTGCCGTGGCGAGACGTCGCCGGCATCGGGGTTCAGGTGCTCGCCGCGCTGCAGGCCGCGCATGCCGCCGGGGTCCTGCACCGGGACGTGAAGCCGAGCAACGTGCTGCTGGCCGAGGACGGGCGGGTCGTGCTGACCGACTTCGGCATCGCCAGCTTGGAGGGCGACACGTCGCTGACCCTGTCCGGAACCTTGGTGGGGTCGCCGGCGTTCATCGCGCCCGAACGGGTGCAGGCGCACGGGGCCGGTCCGGAGTCGGACCTGTGGTCGCTCGGCGCCACGCTCTACACCGCCGTCGAAGGCCGCCCGCCGCACGACCGCGGCGCCGCCCTTCCCACGCTGACAGCCGCTGTCACCGAGCCGCCCGATCCTGCGCCGTCGGCGGGCCCCCTCTGGCCGGCCATCGACGGCCTGCTCCGCAAGAAGCCGGCGGAACGCATCGACGCCCGCGAGGCGAGTCGCCTGCTCCACCAGGCCCTCAACACCCGCAACCAACCGGCCGCACCGACGCCGCCCGTCAACCCGACCCCCGACAGCGGCCAACGCACCCGGGTGCTGCCGGTTCCGCCCAACATCACCCGCGGTCCCGATCCCGCAACCCCAACCGCAACCCCAACCGCACCGCCTGCCGCTGCAGGTGCCGCCGTGGGTTCCGCTGCGGCCGGTGCCAGTGCGTCCTCTGCGCCAGTGGACGCCTCCACAGCTCCGGCGACGGACACCGCCGCGGCCGGTCCGGCAACCGGCGCGGGCGACGCGGGGCGGGACGCCAGCACGCCTCCCGAGATCGAGGCAGCTTCCAGACCTGCCGACGCCGCGGCTCCCACGCCTGAAACTGCGGCTGCACCTGCAGCCGCCGAATCGCCGGCTGCGGGCACGGCTCCAACGCCCACCGGCGGGGCCGTGCCTCACGCGGCGCCCGCCGGTGCACCTCCGTCCGGCCCGCCGGAGTCCGATGCCTCGCGCTCAACCGGCGATGGCGCAGTACCGCCTGCTGCGGCTGCCGCTGCGGCTGCAGGTGCAGGTGCCGGTGCCGGTATGCCGTCCGCTCCCACAGAGGCAGCCGCGCCGCCTGACGACTTCGGCTCGCCCTCCAGTCCCGCCAACGCATCCGCCGGTACCAGCGCGCGTGCTACAGCAGCCGGCGCCGAAGCCGGCGTCGCTCCGGCGTCCGCCGACGCTCGGCCAACTGCCGATTCCCCGTTCGCGCCGACGGATGCTGGTGCGACTCCAGTGCGCACCGGCGGGGCCGCGCCTCCCGCGCCCGCCGGTGCGCGGGTGGCCGGCGAATCGCCGTTTGCTCCGGCGGCTGGTGCAGCGGCGTCGCCGCCGGCTGTCGGCACCTCGGGTGCGGCCGCCGGCTCAGGTGGTGGGACGCCTGCCGCGCCTACCCAGGCTGCGGGTGGGAAGCGGCGGTTGGGGCTGGTGCTGGTGGCCTGTCTGGTGGTGGTCGGAGCGGTGGTCGGGTGGGTGTTCAGGCCCACCGACGACCCCGGGAGCAACACGCCGGAGGCGGGTGGAAGTAGCAGTCCGGCGCCGCAGAGTACGGGTGTGAGCAGCCCGGCTCCGTCGGCGACTGCGACGGGTACGCCGTCGGCGAGTACGACAAGCAAGCCGGCCACGACCCCGCCGCCGGCGACGACGAGCAGGCCCTCGACGACCCCCAGCACGGCACCGACCACGCCGCCGACGACCGTGCCGACGACCGGCGGAGTGCCGGCTGGGTATCGGCGGCACACCGACGCGACCGGCTTCTCGCTCGCGGTGCCGGCGGGATGGACGGCACGGCGGAACGGCCAGCAGGTCTCGTTCCGGGAGCCGGGCGGTTCCCGCCTGCTGCTGATCGACCAGACCGACCAGCCCAAGGCCGACCCGGTCGCCGACTGGCAGCAGCAGGAGCGGGCGCGCCGGGACGGGTACGCGGGCTACCGGCGGATCCGGATCGACGCGGTCGACTACTTCGACAAGGCGGCGGACTGGGAGTTCACCTACGCGGCTGGTTCCGGGCGGCAGCACGTGCTGATCCGTGGGGTGGTGACGAGCCCGAACCAGGCCTACGGCATCTACTGGTCGACGCCGGACTCCCAGTGGGGCGAGAGCCAGGCGATGCTGCGCACGTTCACCGAGACGTTCCGGCCGGCGTCCTGA
- a CDS encoding MFS transporter has translation MTQTTHTTPPAGMTWDARLWGALLVVCGVIFLDGLDVSMVGMSLPAIGDDLGVPLSSLQWVVTGYVLGYGGLLLLGGRTADLLGRRRVFLVALAVFGVVSMLSSLATNPELLIAARFVKGVAAAFTAPAALSIITTTFHEGPDRNRALAIFTTCAASGFSMGLILGGALTEVGWRWTFLAPGPVALIVFLFALKLIPNSPRDDAAGGYDVPGAVTVTAGMLSLVYAVVGAEHAGWASVQTIGLFLLAAVLLTAFVVIERRTKHPLVRLGILRSPSLRRANLAILTVFGAYVAFQLVGTLYLQNLLGWSSFETALGFLPAGLLVATLSPNAGKLADRIGTERMIVAGMGLFVVGYALSLRIGPESAYFSTVFPTIMLIGLGFAIAFPALNIQAVSGVPDHEQGLASGLFNTSNQVGGALVLAIVTAVIGAQSAGVTTEAGMLSAYKPALAVVTGIAALGLVIGLTGLRGLRARREAEAAEAAELAAVQRELAAEEMTPAV, from the coding sequence GTGACACAGACAACGCACACCACACCACCGGCCGGCATGACCTGGGACGCGCGCCTCTGGGGCGCCCTGCTCGTGGTCTGCGGCGTGATCTTCCTCGACGGCCTGGACGTCTCCATGGTCGGCATGTCGCTGCCCGCGATCGGCGACGACCTCGGCGTACCGCTCTCGTCGCTGCAGTGGGTCGTCACCGGCTACGTGCTCGGCTACGGCGGACTGCTGCTGCTCGGCGGCCGGACCGCCGACCTGCTCGGCCGCCGCCGGGTCTTCCTGGTCGCGCTGGCCGTCTTCGGCGTCGTCTCGATGCTGAGCTCACTGGCCACCAACCCCGAACTGCTCATCGCCGCGCGGTTCGTGAAGGGCGTCGCCGCCGCGTTCACCGCGCCGGCCGCGCTCTCGATCATCACCACCACCTTCCACGAGGGCCCGGACCGCAACCGCGCCCTCGCCATCTTCACCACCTGCGCCGCCAGCGGCTTCTCGATGGGCCTGATCCTCGGCGGCGCGCTGACCGAGGTCGGCTGGCGCTGGACCTTCCTGGCCCCCGGCCCGGTCGCGCTGATCGTCTTCCTGTTCGCGCTCAAGCTGATCCCGAACAGCCCGCGCGACGACGCGGCCGGCGGCTACGACGTCCCCGGTGCGGTGACCGTCACCGCCGGCATGCTGTCGCTGGTGTACGCCGTGGTCGGCGCGGAGCACGCCGGCTGGGCCTCGGTCCAGACGATCGGCCTGTTCCTGCTGGCGGCGGTGCTGCTCACCGCGTTCGTGGTGATCGAGCGCCGGACGAAGCACCCGCTGGTCCGGCTCGGCATCCTGCGCAGCCCGTCGCTGCGCCGGGCGAACCTGGCCATCCTGACCGTCTTCGGCGCGTACGTCGCCTTCCAGCTGGTCGGCACGCTGTACCTGCAGAACCTGCTCGGCTGGTCCTCGTTCGAGACCGCGCTGGGCTTCCTGCCGGCCGGCCTGCTGGTCGCGACGCTGTCCCCGAACGCAGGCAAGCTCGCCGACCGGATCGGCACCGAGCGGATGATCGTCGCCGGCATGGGCCTGTTCGTCGTCGGTTACGCGCTGAGCCTGCGGATCGGCCCGGAGTCGGCGTACTTCTCCACGGTGTTCCCGACCATCATGCTGATCGGCCTGGGCTTCGCGATCGCGTTCCCGGCGCTGAACATCCAGGCGGTGTCCGGCGTCCCGGACCACGAGCAGGGGCTTGCTTCGGGACTGTTCAACACCTCCAACCAGGTCGGCGGCGCGCTCGTGCTGGCCATCGTCACCGCGGTGATCGGCGCACAGTCGGCCGGGGTGACCACCGAGGCCGGGATGCTGTCGGCGTACAAGCCGGCGCTCGCGGTGGTGACCGGCATCGCGGCGCTCGGTCTGGTCATCGGACTGACCGGGCTGCGCGGTCTGCGGGCCCGCCGGGAGGCGGAGGCCGCCGAGGCCGCCGAGCTCGCGGCGGTTCAGCGGGAGCTGGCGGCGGAGGAGATGACGCCGGCCGTCTGA
- a CDS encoding MarR family winged helix-turn-helix transcriptional regulator translates to MTETKVSAGTGETSADVREWRQLLARHADLSCALDRELQASHGLGMSEYEVLERLAELPEQSAKVQTIAKSVHLSQSALSRVIGRLETAGLVERLMCSEDRRAVNVRLTDAGLHRQTEAQPTQRRVLAERLHAPLLKSCDAQ, encoded by the coding sequence ATGACCGAGACGAAGGTCAGCGCTGGGACTGGTGAGACCAGCGCCGATGTCCGCGAGTGGCGCCAGTTGCTGGCCCGCCACGCCGACCTGTCCTGCGCCCTCGACCGTGAGCTGCAGGCGAGCCACGGCCTGGGCATGAGCGAGTACGAGGTGCTCGAGCGCCTCGCCGAGCTGCCCGAGCAGTCCGCCAAGGTGCAGACCATCGCGAAGTCGGTGCACCTGAGCCAGAGCGCGCTCTCCCGCGTGATCGGCCGGCTGGAGACCGCCGGACTGGTCGAGCGGCTGATGTGCTCCGAGGACCGCCGGGCCGTGAACGTCCGGCTCACCGACGCCGGCCTGCACCGGCAGACCGAGGCGCAGCCGACCCAGCGCCGGGTTCTCGCCGAGCGGCTGCACGCGCCCCTGCTCAAGAGCTGCGACGCACAGTAG
- a CDS encoding carbohydrate ABC transporter permease, translated as MRASAAERFGNYLLLTVFGLFALAPIVAILVAALGPDDGGSGSSGFGNFGKAWEIGHFGTYLRMSLLVSVSVVLVSVLFSILSGYAFGTMRFRGAGVLFYLFLLGIMMPTEAIVVPLYFDLRTVGLTDTFWAVALPQVAQSVAFGTFWMRAYFRSSSRSLVEAARLDGAGHWRTLWQVLVPPARPALVTLVVLVFMWTWNEFLIPLVMVTSESLRTAPLGLAFFSGQYTSGFTLLAAGAVIVGTPVVLVYAFLQRHFIAGMLEGSVRE; from the coding sequence ATGAGGGCGTCGGCGGCCGAGCGGTTCGGCAACTACCTGCTGCTGACGGTCTTCGGCCTGTTCGCGCTGGCGCCGATCGTGGCGATCCTGGTCGCGGCGCTCGGGCCGGACGACGGCGGCAGCGGGTCGAGCGGCTTCGGCAACTTCGGCAAGGCCTGGGAGATCGGGCACTTCGGCACCTACCTGCGGATGAGCCTGCTGGTGTCGGTGAGCGTCGTGCTGGTGAGCGTGCTGTTCTCGATCCTGAGCGGCTACGCGTTCGGCACGATGCGGTTCCGCGGCGCCGGGGTGCTGTTCTACCTGTTCCTGCTCGGCATCATGATGCCGACCGAGGCGATCGTCGTACCGCTGTACTTCGACCTGCGCACGGTCGGCCTGACCGACACGTTCTGGGCGGTCGCGCTGCCGCAGGTCGCCCAGTCGGTTGCCTTCGGCACGTTCTGGATGCGGGCCTACTTCCGGTCGTCGAGCCGTTCACTGGTCGAGGCGGCCCGGCTGGACGGCGCCGGCCACTGGCGGACCTTGTGGCAGGTGCTGGTCCCGCCGGCCCGGCCCGCGCTGGTGACGCTGGTCGTGCTCGTCTTCATGTGGACCTGGAACGAGTTCCTGATCCCGCTGGTGATGGTGACCAGTGAGTCGTTGCGGACCGCGCCGCTCGGCCTGGCGTTCTTCTCCGGCCAGTACACCTCGGGCTTCACGCTGCTCGCCGCCGGCGCAGTGATCGTCGGTACGCCGGTGGTGCTGGTCTACGCGTTCCTGCAGCGGCACTTCATCGCCGGCATGCTGGAAGGCTCCGTCCGCGAGTGA
- a CDS encoding carbohydrate ABC transporter permease, protein MSSPPGEPRKIGYLYLLPALVVYGLFLLYPLGRAVHLSLFEWDGISLGRFVGLSNYADVVADAGLRAAFGHALVLIVFYSVLPVLIGLAIASVLQRARVRGLGFFRTVVFLPQVVAMVVVAVAWRHIYAPDGPLNDVLRAVGLDGVARGWLGDYTFALPAVGVIGTWFETGLVTVLLLAGMARIPRERYEAARLDGAGPVAEFFAVVLPAVRGEIAVAVTLTVIAALRTFDLVYVTTSGGPGNSTSVPSYEVYHRAFELGQVGSAAAIGVCLTVLIFVITLGVNRIADRRTA, encoded by the coding sequence GTGAGCTCACCGCCCGGCGAACCTCGCAAGATCGGCTACCTCTACCTGCTGCCCGCGCTGGTCGTCTACGGACTCTTCCTGCTCTACCCGCTGGGTCGTGCCGTCCACCTCTCGCTGTTCGAGTGGGACGGGATCTCGCTGGGCCGGTTCGTCGGCCTGAGCAACTACGCGGACGTGGTCGCCGACGCCGGGTTGCGGGCCGCCTTCGGCCACGCCCTGGTGCTGATCGTCTTCTACTCGGTCCTGCCGGTGCTGATCGGCCTGGCGATCGCCTCGGTGCTGCAGCGGGCGCGGGTCCGCGGGCTCGGGTTCTTCCGGACGGTCGTGTTCCTGCCGCAGGTGGTCGCGATGGTGGTGGTGGCCGTTGCCTGGCGCCACATCTACGCACCCGACGGCCCACTGAACGACGTCCTGCGGGCGGTCGGCCTCGACGGGGTCGCGCGCGGCTGGCTCGGGGACTACACGTTCGCGCTGCCGGCGGTCGGGGTGATCGGCACCTGGTTCGAGACCGGGCTGGTCACCGTGCTGCTGCTGGCCGGGATGGCCCGGATCCCGCGGGAGCGGTACGAGGCCGCCCGGCTCGACGGTGCCGGCCCGGTGGCCGAGTTCTTCGCGGTGGTGCTGCCGGCCGTGCGCGGTGAGATCGCGGTCGCGGTGACGTTGACGGTGATCGCCGCGCTGCGCACGTTCGACCTGGTCTACGTGACCACCAGCGGGGGACCGGGCAACTCGACCAGCGTCCCGTCGTACGAGGTGTACCACCGGGCGTTCGAGCTCGGCCAGGTCGGCTCCGCGGCGGCGATCGGGGTCTGCCTGACCGTGTTGATCTTCGTGATCACGCTCGGCGTCAACCGGATCGCGGATCGGAGGACGGCATGA